In Desulfobulbus oralis, one DNA window encodes the following:
- a CDS encoding AtpZ/AtpI family protein, with product MSEERQEIVHQLSVYGNVGLTFVAAVLLGFGAGWAADNRLFAGGTAPWLTLAGLAVGIAAGFRSLWALTRTVRNDR from the coding sequence GTGTCCGAAGAGCGCCAGGAAATCGTGCATCAACTGAGTGTATACGGGAATGTGGGCCTGACCTTCGTGGCTGCGGTACTGCTTGGTTTCGGTGCCGGATGGGCGGCCGACAACAGGCTTTTTGCCGGCGGGACAGCCCCGTGGCTGACCTTGGCCGGACTGGCAGTGGGTATTGCGGCCGGCTTTCGCTCCCTCTGGGCATTGACCAGAACTGTGCGCAATGACCGGTAA
- a CDS encoding rubrerythrin family protein yields MNTVDNLKEAFAGESQANQKYRAFAKRAEKDGFKNIAKLFRTTAEAERIHAEGHLKALDMIASTAENLQGAIDGETFEFSKMYPPMLEQANAEGHKAKTMFRFALDAEAVHADIYKKALEAVKKGVDLDVSEFFLCPVCGYIELGKAPDNCPVCGAKGSTFVQVA; encoded by the coding sequence ATGAACACTGTTGACAATCTGAAGGAAGCTTTTGCTGGAGAGAGTCAGGCCAACCAGAAGTATCGCGCCTTTGCCAAGCGGGCGGAGAAGGATGGCTTCAAAAATATCGCCAAACTGTTCCGCACCACGGCCGAGGCCGAGCGCATCCACGCTGAAGGTCATCTCAAGGCGCTGGACATGATCGCCAGCACTGCGGAGAATTTGCAGGGCGCCATTGATGGCGAGACCTTTGAATTCAGCAAGATGTACCCGCCCATGCTGGAGCAGGCCAATGCCGAGGGGCACAAGGCCAAGACCATGTTCCGCTTCGCGCTGGATGCTGAGGCTGTGCATGCCGACATCTACAAAAAGGCCCTGGAAGCTGTGAAAAAAGGCGTTGACCTGGATGTGAGCGAGTTTTTCCTCTGCCCGGTTTGCGGGTATATAGAGCTGGGCAAAGCCCCGGACAACTGCCCGGTTTGTGGGGCGAAAGGCAGCACCTTTGTGCAGGTTGCCTGA
- the groL gene encoding chaperonin GroEL (60 kDa chaperone family; promotes refolding of misfolded polypeptides especially under stressful conditions; forms two stacked rings of heptamers to form a barrel-shaped 14mer; ends can be capped by GroES; misfolded proteins enter the barrel where they are refolded when GroES binds) produces the protein MGAKELKYGDKAREKMLNGVNTLANAVKVTLGPKGRNVLIEKSFGAPVITKDGVTVAKEIEVKDKFENMGAQMVREVASKTSDVAGDGTTTATVLAQSIFREGVKLVAAGASPMEIKRGIDASVVAVVAELKKIASPTKEQKEIAQVGTISANNDETIGNIIAEAMDKVGKEGVITVEEAKSMETSLDVVEGMQFDRGYLSPYFVTDPERMEVSMDNPLILINEKKVSNMKDLLPILESVAKMGKPLLIIAEDVDGEALATLVVNKLRGTLQIAAVKAPGFGDRRKAMLQDIATLTGGQVITEDLGIKLENVTINDLGTAKRVTVDKDNTTIIDGAGDKEKLNARVKQIRAQIEDTTSDYDREKLQERLAKLIGGVAVINVGAATEVEMKEKKARVEDALNATRAAVEEGVVPGGGVAYLRCLKVLDDLKLAGEQELGKNIIRRALEEPIRQIAANAGREGSVIVEHVKTLEGPNGFNATTEEYSDLIKAGVIDPAKVTRSALQNAASVSGLLLTTECMIGDMPEEDKGAGAAGMPAGGMGGMGGMGGMM, from the coding sequence ATGGGTGCAAAGGAATTGAAATACGGTGACAAGGCCCGGGAGAAGATGCTGAACGGCGTCAATACCTTGGCCAATGCGGTCAAGGTGACCCTTGGTCCCAAGGGGCGCAACGTGCTGATCGAGAAATCCTTTGGCGCGCCGGTCATCACCAAGGATGGCGTGACGGTTGCCAAGGAAATCGAAGTCAAGGACAAGTTCGAGAACATGGGTGCGCAGATGGTGCGTGAGGTCGCGTCCAAGACCTCCGATGTTGCCGGCGACGGCACCACCACCGCCACTGTCCTGGCCCAGTCCATCTTCCGCGAAGGCGTCAAACTGGTCGCCGCCGGCGCCAGCCCGATGGAAATCAAACGCGGTATTGACGCGAGCGTTGTCGCGGTGGTTGCCGAGCTGAAGAAGATCGCAAGCCCCACCAAGGAGCAGAAGGAAATCGCCCAGGTCGGCACCATTTCCGCCAACAACGACGAGACCATCGGCAACATCATCGCCGAGGCCATGGACAAGGTCGGCAAAGAAGGCGTCATTACGGTGGAAGAGGCCAAGTCCATGGAAACCTCCCTGGATGTGGTGGAAGGCATGCAGTTCGATCGCGGCTACCTGTCTCCGTACTTTGTCACCGATCCGGAGCGGATGGAAGTGAGCATGGACAACCCGCTGATCCTGATCAACGAGAAAAAAGTCTCCAATATGAAGGATCTGCTGCCCATTCTCGAATCTGTCGCCAAGATGGGCAAGCCGCTTTTGATCATTGCCGAGGATGTTGACGGCGAGGCACTGGCCACGCTGGTGGTGAACAAGCTGCGCGGCACTCTGCAGATCGCGGCGGTCAAGGCCCCTGGTTTTGGCGACCGGCGCAAGGCCATGCTGCAGGATATCGCCACCCTGACCGGTGGCCAGGTGATTACCGAAGACCTCGGCATCAAGCTGGAGAATGTGACCATCAACGATTTGGGTACGGCCAAGCGGGTTACCGTGGACAAGGACAATACCACCATCATCGACGGCGCTGGCGACAAGGAAAAACTGAACGCCCGTGTCAAGCAGATTCGCGCCCAGATTGAGGACACCACCTCCGATTATGACCGGGAAAAGCTGCAGGAGCGTTTGGCCAAGCTGATCGGTGGCGTGGCAGTCATCAATGTCGGTGCCGCCACCGAGGTCGAGATGAAGGAGAAAAAGGCCCGCGTCGAGGATGCCCTGAATGCCACCCGCGCTGCAGTTGAGGAGGGCGTGGTCCCTGGCGGCGGCGTGGCCTACCTGCGTTGCCTCAAGGTGCTGGATGATCTCAAGCTTGCCGGCGAGCAGGAGCTTGGCAAAAATATCATTCGTCGCGCGCTGGAAGAGCCGATTCGTCAGATCGCCGCCAACGCAGGTCGCGAGGGTTCGGTCATTGTCGAGCATGTCAAGACTCTGGAAGGCCCGAATGGCTTCAATGCGACGACGGAAGAGTACAGTGATCTGATTAAAGCCGGTGTTATTGATCCGGCCAAGGTTACGCGTTCTGCCCTGCAGAATGCCGCTTCCGTATCCGGGTTGCTGCTGACCACCGAGTGCATGATCGGCGATATGCCCGAGGAGGACAAAGGCGCTGGTGCGGCTGGCATGCCTGCTGGTGGCATGGGCGGCATGGGTGGTATGGGCGGCATGATGTAA
- a CDS encoding secondary thiamine-phosphate synthase enzyme YjbQ produces the protein MPQGQFSVKTDGRREFVDLSGRLRALVQQSGIQEGLLVLYNPHTTAGLTINEGADPDVQQDMLAALARMVPETAHYRHLEGNSPAHVMASLTGSSVSLIIHGGHIQLGAWQHVFFAEFDGPRKRSVRWLLLADR, from the coding sequence ATGCCGCAAGGCCAGTTCTCAGTCAAAACTGACGGCCGGAGGGAATTTGTCGATCTCTCCGGCCGTCTTCGTGCTCTGGTTCAGCAAAGCGGCATCCAGGAAGGCCTGCTGGTGCTGTACAATCCTCACACCACCGCCGGGCTCACCATCAACGAAGGCGCAGATCCGGATGTGCAGCAGGACATGCTGGCGGCCTTGGCCCGCATGGTGCCGGAAACAGCGCATTACCGGCACCTCGAAGGGAATTCGCCGGCCCATGTGATGGCCAGCCTGACCGGCTCCAGCGTATCTCTCATCATTCACGGCGGCCACATACAACTGGGCGCCTGGCAGCACGTCTTCTTCGCGGAATTCGACGGTCCCCGCAAGCGTAGCGTCCGCTGGCTGCTCCTGGCCGACCGCTAG
- a CDS encoding ATP synthase subunit I — MQRILLLAVTLALVIAGVGWFFVSAGFALSVTIGAALACGSFFLLQRDVRRLMEHVAATAGSAGGMLPKVGFFVKALGRFVILALVLFTVANKINIQPLGLVLGLVTIMVSTVVLGLLRKRERLSGISD; from the coding sequence GTGCAGCGTATTTTGCTGCTTGCCGTCACGCTGGCCCTGGTGATCGCCGGGGTCGGCTGGTTTTTTGTCAGTGCCGGTTTTGCCCTGTCGGTCACAATAGGGGCGGCTCTGGCCTGCGGCAGTTTTTTTCTGCTCCAGCGCGACGTGCGACGCCTGATGGAACACGTGGCTGCCACAGCGGGCAGCGCTGGTGGGATGCTGCCCAAGGTGGGCTTTTTTGTGAAGGCGCTGGGCCGTTTTGTCATTTTGGCTCTCGTGCTTTTTACGGTGGCAAACAAAATCAACATTCAGCCCCTTGGGCTTGTTCTGGGACTGGTCACTATCATGGTCAGCACGGTGGTGCTTGGTCTGTTGCGGAAACGAGAACGGCTTTCTGGCATTTCTGACTGA
- a CDS encoding HU family DNA-binding protein, producing the protein MNKSDLTRQLAESLHLSMREAGSIVNTIVEAMADALARGESIEIRGFGSFIVKHYESYTGRNPKTGEKITVQPKKLPFFKVGKDLREQVNRQRKN; encoded by the coding sequence ATGAACAAATCAGACTTGACGCGACAGCTTGCAGAATCCCTGCACCTTTCCATGCGGGAAGCCGGTTCCATTGTCAATACCATTGTCGAGGCCATGGCCGATGCGCTGGCCCGGGGAGAATCCATCGAAATCCGCGGCTTTGGCAGCTTTATTGTCAAGCATTACGAGAGCTACACCGGCAGGAATCCCAAAACCGGAGAAAAGATCACGGTGCAACCCAAGAAGCTGCCCTTTTTCAAGGTTGGCAAAGACCTGCGGGAACAGGTCAACAGGCAGCGGAAAAACTAG
- the rimO gene encoding 30S ribosomal protein S12 methylthiotransferase RimO produces MKKLHLVSLGCPKNLVDSEVMLAALEADGCRTVDRPEEADILVVNTCGFIQSAAEEAIDTILEMARYKEKDPGRRLVVTGCLVQRYGAELAASLPEVDYLIGLDDFPDIARILAGQEPRQRLHTRPGSAAYLMDSGVGRRLATPFFRAYLKITEGCDNRCAYCMIPSIRGPLRSRSIADLLAEARLLEAQGVQELSLIAQDLCAYGCDLGLRHGLMALLENLLAHTRIPWLRLLYLYPDGVGDELLDLMRGEPRILPYLDLPLQHVSDPVLAAMKRRYRRRDIEALLERVRGALPDCALRTTMMVGFPGETEAQARELTQAIRDWRLDHVGVFAYEDEEACAAHDLPGKVTQEAKEERRAAAMAAQAEVSAGILRGKIGTIQSVLVEGYSRESDLLLEGRTSFQAPEVDGCVYINDGQAERGAIVRVRITEAHIYDLVGEALSDGELAR; encoded by the coding sequence ATGAAAAAACTGCATCTGGTCAGCCTGGGTTGCCCGAAAAATCTGGTGGATTCCGAGGTCATGCTGGCCGCTCTCGAGGCAGATGGCTGCCGGACTGTGGACAGGCCCGAAGAGGCCGACATTCTGGTGGTCAATACCTGCGGCTTTATTCAGAGCGCTGCGGAGGAGGCCATTGACACGATTCTGGAGATGGCCAGGTACAAGGAAAAGGATCCCGGAAGGCGTCTGGTGGTGACCGGATGTCTGGTCCAGCGTTATGGGGCGGAGCTGGCGGCATCCCTGCCCGAGGTGGATTATCTGATCGGTCTGGATGATTTTCCGGATATTGCCCGTATTCTTGCCGGGCAGGAGCCAAGGCAGCGCCTCCACACCCGGCCTGGCAGCGCCGCCTATCTCATGGACAGCGGCGTTGGCCGACGGCTGGCTACGCCTTTTTTCCGCGCCTATCTGAAGATTACCGAAGGCTGCGACAATCGCTGCGCCTACTGCATGATCCCCAGCATTCGCGGGCCTCTGCGCAGCCGCAGCATTGCCGATCTGCTTGCCGAGGCCAGACTTCTGGAGGCGCAGGGCGTACAGGAACTGTCCCTGATTGCCCAGGACCTCTGCGCCTATGGCTGCGATTTGGGCCTCCGGCACGGGCTCATGGCCCTTCTGGAAAATCTGCTGGCCCATACCCGTATTCCCTGGTTGCGCCTCCTCTATCTGTATCCGGACGGGGTTGGTGACGAGTTGCTGGATCTCATGCGGGGTGAGCCGCGGATCCTGCCCTATCTGGACCTGCCCCTGCAACACGTGAGCGACCCGGTGCTGGCCGCCATGAAACGCCGCTATCGGCGGCGGGATATTGAGGCCCTGCTGGAGCGGGTACGCGGGGCTTTGCCCGATTGCGCCCTGCGCACGACCATGATGGTTGGCTTTCCTGGTGAAACGGAAGCGCAGGCACGTGAACTGACGCAGGCCATCCGCGACTGGCGGCTCGATCATGTGGGGGTCTTTGCCTACGAAGATGAAGAGGCCTGTGCTGCCCATGATCTCCCGGGCAAGGTGACGCAGGAGGCGAAGGAGGAACGCCGGGCCGCTGCCATGGCCGCCCAGGCAGAGGTTAGTGCCGGCATTTTGCGGGGGAAAATCGGCACGATCCAGTCGGTTCTGGTAGAAGGCTACAGCAGGGAGAGCGACCTGTTACTGGAGGGGCGCACCAGTTTTCAGGCGCCTGAGGTGGATGGCTGCGTGTACATCAATGACGGCCAGGCCGAGCGGGGGGCAATCGTCCGCGTGCGCATCACTGAAGCGCATATCTATGATCTGGTGGGGGAAGCGCTGAGTGATGGAGAGCTGGCCCGCTAG
- the atpE gene encoding ATP synthase F0 subunit C: MNTISLALICIGAALSIGIAGFGAGIGMGNGLRGACEGVARNPDAKGAITTTMIIGMALCESIAIYGLVIAFILLYANPFASALGL, translated from the coding sequence ATGAACACGATTAGTCTCGCCCTGATTTGCATTGGTGCAGCCCTGAGCATCGGCATCGCCGGTTTTGGCGCTGGCATCGGCATGGGCAATGGTCTGCGCGGCGCCTGCGAAGGTGTGGCTCGGAATCCTGATGCCAAGGGCGCCATCACCACCACCATGATCATCGGTATGGCTCTGTGCGAGTCCATCGCCATCTACGGCTTGGTTATTGCCTTTATCCTGCTCTATGCCAATCCCTTTGCCTCTGCTCTGGGCCTGTAA
- a CDS encoding UbiD family decarboxylase, which yields MHHLHNLRAYLDLLRAHHELRVIDTAVDPHLEIAELHRRVIAKGGPALLFTKVRNSAFPVVTNLFGTEGRLALAFGSRPRDFVQGLVRLAESAAPPTLSTLWRSRGLFAEALRLGLKTVKTGPILDCRQAPCRLSEVPLLTSWHSDGGAFVTLPLVYTEHPDRLGHNLGMYRIQRFDDTTTGVHWQIHRGGGNHYFVAERKNQALPLTLFIGGPPALMLAAIAPLPENVPELILASLLQGEKLRLVADPLGGHPLVAEAEFAIKGMVPPFERRPEGPFGDHYGYNSLAHNYPVFHTSHLYHRKNAIYPATVVGRPRQEDYFIGDFLQDLLSPLFPLVMQGVIQLKTFGETGFHCLAAARVHNRYDREAFAAGLRILGEGQLSLSKFLLLTDGAVDVADFPALWQHILERIQWDQDLYIFANVSQDTLDYTGPSVNSGSKAMMLGLGEKRRDLPREFHGNLPPDCTKAKVYLPGTLVVQGVAYQEKAQLAQCLAEWPGLGDWPLCMLVDDTDAATASLQEFLWTIFTRFEPAADIHGKGQEVRRFHVGLTAPLVFDCRMKPWYTEVLEVDPATKAQVDALMPLIPGL from the coding sequence ATGCACCACTTGCACAACCTGCGTGCCTACCTCGACCTTTTGCGCGCCCATCATGAACTCAGGGTCATTGACACGGCAGTTGACCCGCACCTTGAGATTGCGGAGCTGCACCGCCGCGTCATTGCCAAGGGCGGCCCGGCCCTGCTCTTTACCAAGGTCAGGAATTCCGCCTTCCCGGTGGTCACCAATCTCTTCGGCACAGAGGGCCGTCTGGCGCTGGCCTTTGGCTCCCGGCCGCGGGATTTTGTCCAGGGGCTGGTGCGGCTCGCGGAAAGCGCCGCGCCGCCCACACTCTCTACCCTGTGGCGGTCCCGCGGGCTTTTCGCTGAGGCCCTGCGCCTGGGTCTGAAAACAGTCAAAACCGGCCCCATTCTGGACTGCAGACAGGCGCCCTGCCGCCTGAGTGAAGTGCCGCTGCTCACCTCCTGGCATTCGGACGGCGGCGCCTTCGTCACCCTGCCGCTCGTCTATACCGAGCACCCGGACCGCCTGGGCCACAATCTCGGCATGTACCGCATCCAGCGTTTTGACGACACCACGACCGGGGTGCACTGGCAGATTCACCGGGGCGGCGGCAATCACTATTTTGTGGCGGAACGGAAGAATCAGGCTCTGCCGCTGACCCTGTTCATCGGTGGGCCGCCGGCGCTGATGCTGGCAGCCATTGCGCCCCTGCCGGAAAACGTGCCGGAGCTGATCCTGGCTTCGCTCCTGCAGGGCGAAAAGCTGCGGCTCGTGGCCGACCCGCTGGGCGGGCATCCCCTGGTGGCTGAAGCGGAATTCGCGATCAAGGGCATGGTACCGCCCTTTGAACGCCGGCCTGAAGGGCCATTTGGCGATCATTACGGCTACAATTCCCTGGCCCACAATTACCCGGTTTTCCACACAAGCCACCTCTATCACCGGAAAAACGCCATCTATCCGGCCACCGTGGTTGGCCGGCCCAGGCAGGAAGACTACTTTATCGGCGACTTTCTGCAGGACCTGCTTTCGCCGCTCTTCCCCCTGGTCATGCAGGGCGTGATCCAGCTCAAGACCTTTGGCGAAACCGGTTTCCACTGCCTGGCTGCAGCGCGCGTCCATAATCGCTACGACCGGGAGGCCTTTGCCGCCGGTCTGCGCATTCTGGGCGAGGGCCAGCTTTCCCTGAGCAAATTTCTTCTGCTCACCGACGGAGCGGTGGATGTTGCCGATTTTCCGGCACTCTGGCAGCACATTCTGGAACGCATCCAGTGGGATCAGGATCTCTACATATTCGCCAACGTCTCGCAGGATACCCTGGACTACACCGGACCTTCGGTCAACTCCGGCTCCAAGGCCATGATGCTGGGACTGGGCGAGAAACGGCGGGATTTGCCACGGGAATTTCATGGCAATCTGCCGCCAGACTGCACAAAGGCGAAAGTGTACCTGCCCGGCACACTCGTGGTGCAGGGCGTGGCGTACCAGGAAAAGGCGCAGCTCGCCCAATGTCTGGCCGAATGGCCCGGCCTTGGAGACTGGCCGCTCTGCATGCTGGTGGATGATACGGATGCGGCCACTGCATCCCTGCAGGAATTTTTGTGGACCATCTTCACCCGCTTCGAGCCGGCAGCAGATATCCACGGCAAGGGCCAGGAAGTGCGGCGCTTTCATGTGGGCCTCACAGCCCCCCTGGTGTTTGATTGCCGCATGAAGCCCTGGTACACGGAGGTGCTGGAGGTCGACCCGGCCACCAAGGCGCAGGTCGATGCGCTCATGCCACTCATTCCTGGCCTCTAG
- the atpB gene encoding F0F1 ATP synthase subunit A: MEHPILFISLVLQALGLPVPHTVVGHSFIEQLCTPYMTYTWFVMAFLVMVSCMTLGKMELVPGSGQNFWEVIIGGLMGMLEENLGEKGAKMLFPMMATFFLYILTSNMIGLIPGFTSPTANLNITLAMTIVVWLTHHYLGFKYHGLHYYRHFMGPNKWLAPLMFVLEVVGNLARLVSLSMRLFGNIFAKEVLLSVLFMLAGAFFAPLPILMLGVLVSVIQAVVFVLLSTIYCAGSMAPAH, translated from the coding sequence ATGGAGCATCCAATACTGTTCATTTCTCTGGTGCTGCAGGCCCTTGGTCTGCCGGTTCCCCACACGGTCGTGGGTCATAGCTTTATTGAGCAGCTCTGCACGCCCTACATGACCTATACCTGGTTTGTCATGGCCTTTCTGGTCATGGTGTCATGCATGACCCTGGGCAAGATGGAGCTGGTGCCGGGCAGCGGTCAGAACTTCTGGGAAGTGATCATCGGCGGTCTGATGGGCATGCTGGAGGAAAATCTGGGTGAAAAGGGCGCCAAAATGCTGTTCCCGATGATGGCAACCTTTTTCCTCTATATTCTGACCTCCAATATGATCGGTCTGATCCCCGGCTTCACCTCGCCGACCGCCAATCTGAACATAACCTTGGCGATGACCATCGTGGTCTGGCTCACCCATCATTACCTCGGCTTTAAATATCACGGGCTGCACTATTACAGGCACTTCATGGGCCCCAACAAATGGCTGGCCCCGCTCATGTTCGTGCTGGAGGTCGTCGGTAACCTCGCCCGGCTGGTTTCACTCTCCATGCGTCTTTTCGGCAATATCTTCGCCAAGGAAGTCCTGCTGAGCGTACTCTTCATGCTGGCGGGCGCCTTTTTTGCCCCCCTGCCCATCCTCATGCTGGGCGTTTTGGTGTCGGTGATCCAGGCCGTGGTGTTCGTGCTGCTGTCCACTATATACTGTGCGGGCTCCATGGCGCCCGCCCACTGA
- the hemL gene encoding glutamate-1-semialdehyde 2,1-aminomutase: MNTANSVRLFAKARASIPGGVNSPVRACRAVGCDPLFVQKAAGCLITDVDGNTFIDMVSSWGPLILGHAHPEVVAAIRRTAALGTSFGAPSPLEVELAELLCSALPSLDMVRFVNSGTEATMSAIRLARAHTGRNIVVKFDGCYHGHADSFLVRAGSGLITLGIPGSPGVPDDIVKNTVSIPYNDIPTFKATLGERGGEIACVIVEPVAGNMGVVLPEPGFLETLRTETAARGIVLIFDEVITGFRLAYGGAQTRFGIEPDLTTLGKIIGGGLPVAAYGGKQALMNKVAPEGPVYQAGTLSGNPLAMAAGITMLKLLHEPGFYEELEAKANRLADGLAERAQAAGVPLTLNRIGSMMTCFFSRGPVRDYNSAMTANTDMYARHYRSMLADGIWLGPSQFEAFFLSAAHEERHLQKILDAAERSFRNLMHVIK; the protein is encoded by the coding sequence TTGAATACTGCCAATTCCGTCCGGCTTTTTGCAAAAGCGCGGGCTTCGATTCCCGGCGGCGTCAACTCGCCGGTACGGGCCTGTCGTGCTGTGGGATGTGATCCGCTCTTTGTGCAGAAGGCAGCGGGTTGCCTGATCACTGATGTGGATGGCAACACCTTTATTGATATGGTCAGCTCCTGGGGGCCATTGATTTTGGGGCATGCCCATCCGGAGGTGGTGGCGGCCATCCGCCGCACCGCCGCCTTGGGGACCAGCTTTGGCGCACCCTCCCCTCTGGAGGTGGAACTGGCCGAGTTGCTTTGCAGCGCCCTGCCTTCGCTTGATATGGTTCGCTTCGTCAATTCCGGAACTGAAGCCACCATGAGCGCCATCCGTCTGGCCCGTGCCCATACCGGCCGCAATATTGTGGTCAAATTTGATGGCTGCTATCATGGCCATGCCGATTCCTTTCTGGTCAGGGCCGGCTCCGGGCTGATTACCCTGGGTATTCCCGGCAGCCCCGGCGTGCCGGACGACATCGTTAAAAACACCGTATCGATTCCCTACAACGATATTCCGACCTTTAAGGCGACGCTTGGGGAGCGGGGCGGTGAGATCGCCTGCGTCATTGTGGAGCCGGTAGCCGGCAACATGGGCGTGGTTTTGCCGGAACCCGGCTTTCTGGAGACCTTGCGCACCGAAACGGCGGCCCGGGGCATTGTGCTCATCTTTGATGAAGTCATTACCGGTTTTCGTCTGGCCTATGGTGGTGCCCAGACCCGTTTCGGCATTGAACCGGATCTGACCACCCTGGGCAAGATCATCGGCGGCGGCTTGCCGGTTGCGGCCTATGGCGGCAAACAAGCGCTGATGAACAAGGTCGCGCCCGAAGGTCCGGTATATCAGGCCGGCACCCTGTCGGGCAATCCGCTGGCCATGGCCGCCGGCATCACCATGCTGAAGCTCCTGCACGAGCCCGGCTTTTACGAGGAGCTGGAGGCAAAAGCCAATCGCCTGGCAGACGGGCTGGCAGAGCGTGCGCAGGCTGCCGGTGTGCCTCTTACCCTGAATCGTATCGGCTCCATGATGACCTGCTTTTTCTCCAGGGGCCCGGTGCGGGATTACAACTCGGCCATGACGGCCAATACCGACATGTACGCTCGCCACTACCGCAGCATGCTCGCGGACGGCATCTGGCTCGGGCCTTCGCAGTTCGAGGCTTTTTTCCTCTCGGCAGCCCACGAAGAGAGGCATCTGCAGAAAATTCTGGATGCTGCCGAGCGCTCGTTCAGGAACTTGATGCATGTAATCAAATAA
- a CDS encoding pseudouridine synthase, producing the protein MAERLQKILAQAGVASRRAAEQLILEGRVEVDGSIVTQLGSRFDPNQVRICVDGQEIAAEKHVYLLLNKPAGYISTLSDPQGRRLVTELLQDIPERVFPVGRLDFDTEGALILTNDGAFAHSILHPSREIPRTYEALVSGVPGPEALRRLESGLDLEEFRTRPAQVRILRRAAQQCLVEIVIHEGHKRQVRRMFQAIGHRVLHLKRTAYGNLRLGNLRPGRWRRLSPAEFRQLFSAAP; encoded by the coding sequence ATGGCAGAGCGCTTGCAAAAAATCCTGGCCCAGGCCGGTGTGGCCTCACGCAGGGCGGCGGAACAACTGATTCTGGAGGGCCGCGTCGAGGTGGACGGCAGCATCGTGACCCAACTGGGGAGCAGGTTTGACCCGAATCAGGTCCGTATCTGCGTGGATGGCCAGGAGATTGCTGCGGAAAAACACGTCTACCTGCTTTTGAACAAGCCGGCCGGCTACATCAGCACCCTGTCCGACCCGCAGGGCCGCCGACTCGTGACGGAACTCCTGCAGGACATCCCCGAGCGGGTTTTCCCGGTGGGCCGGCTGGATTTCGACACCGAGGGGGCGCTCATTCTGACCAATGACGGTGCGTTTGCCCACAGCATCCTCCATCCCAGCCGGGAAATCCCCCGCACCTACGAAGCGCTGGTCAGCGGTGTGCCCGGCCCCGAGGCATTGCGGCGGCTGGAAAGCGGCCTTGACCTGGAAGAATTCCGGACCCGGCCGGCCCAGGTACGAATCCTGCGCAGGGCTGCCCAGCAATGTCTTGTAGAAATCGTCATCCACGAGGGCCACAAGCGTCAGGTACGCCGCATGTTTCAGGCCATCGGCCACCGGGTGCTCCACCTGAAACGCACCGCCTACGGCAATCTGCGCCTGGGCAATCTGCGGCCAGGCCGGTGGCGTCGACTCTCGCCGGCCGAGTTCCGGCAGCTCTTTTCCGCAGCCCCGTAA
- the groES gene encoding co-chaperone GroES, whose protein sequence is MKIRPLNDRVLVKRLESEERSAGGIIIPDSAKEKPAQGQVVAVGPGKLNEAGQRVALNVKAGDKVLFSKYGGTEVKLDGEDFLIMREDDVLGVVEG, encoded by the coding sequence ATGAAGATTCGTCCACTGAATGACCGGGTTCTGGTCAAGAGACTGGAGAGTGAAGAAAGAAGCGCGGGTGGCATCATTATCCCCGATTCTGCCAAGGAAAAGCCGGCCCAGGGCCAGGTCGTCGCGGTTGGCCCCGGCAAGCTGAACGAGGCCGGTCAGCGTGTGGCCCTCAACGTCAAGGCGGGCGACAAGGTTCTCTTCTCCAAGTATGGCGGCACCGAGGTCAAGCTGGATGGCGAGGATTTCCTGATCATGCGCGAGGACGATGTCCTGGGCGTTGTTGAAGGCTGA